Proteins from one Sabethes cyaneus chromosome 2, idSabCyanKW18_F2, whole genome shotgun sequence genomic window:
- the LOC128734265 gene encoding shematrin-like protein 1, translated as MASFKLTILFAVVTLLAIVSAIPAPQQPAARQPIAPRAAAAAPSAADDLDAESEDQDLKGASSFGYGYYGYPGFGYGGYGGYPYGYGYGYGYPYYRYGGLYGGYWY; from the exons ACCATTTTGTTTGCCGTCGTCACTCTGCTCGCGATCGTCTCCGCAATCCCGGCCCCACAGCAGCCAGCGGCGCGGCAACCGATCGCTCCTCGGGCCGCCGCAGCAGCACCGTCTGCAGCCGATGACCTGGATGCTGAGTCCGAAGATCAAGACCTGAAGGGTGCTTCCTCGTTCGGTTACGGATACTACGGCTACCCAGGATTCGGCTACGGCGGATATGGTGGTTATCCATACGGTTACGGCTATGGATACG GTTACCCTTACTACCGATACGGAGGACTGTACGGAGGCTACTGGTACTAA